One segment of Aulosira sp. FACHB-615 DNA contains the following:
- a CDS encoding acetamidase/formamidase family protein, which produces MTHHILKATTETVHLGGFSHLLKPALIINSGDTVDVETFTGYYIYDKAPPEFLTPEFVDICQNLPDERKIAGGPHLLTGPIYVRDAEPGDVLEVRLEAIAPSLPVGFNAIRTGWGALAQQFTQPALRFIPLDLANNIAEFPANSGIKIPLTPFFGILGVATPQSDRSSIPPGHYGGNIDNRELQVGSRVFLPIYVPGALFSIGDGHSAQGDGEVNVTAIETSMNGRISLTLRKDLSLTTPIAETPTDIITMGFAETLDAALEQALKNMIAFLQGFANLSAEEAYVLCSLAVNFRITQVVNSPQKGVHGMLPKSIFSPKMSL; this is translated from the coding sequence ATGACGCATCACATCTTAAAAGCCACCACAGAAACAGTCCATCTTGGCGGGTTCTCTCATTTATTAAAACCAGCACTCATAATTAATTCTGGTGACACTGTTGATGTCGAAACCTTCACTGGTTACTACATTTACGACAAAGCACCGCCAGAATTTCTCACGCCAGAATTTGTAGATATCTGCCAAAATTTGCCAGATGAACGCAAAATTGCTGGGGGGCCGCATTTACTCACCGGGCCGATTTATGTGCGGGATGCTGAACCTGGGGATGTTTTAGAAGTAAGATTAGAAGCGATCGCCCCAAGTTTACCAGTGGGTTTTAATGCTATTCGTACAGGGTGGGGAGCTTTAGCACAACAATTTACCCAACCTGCATTAAGATTCATTCCCCTAGATTTAGCTAATAATATCGCCGAATTTCCAGCTAACAGTGGGATTAAAATTCCCCTCACACCCTTTTTTGGTATTTTGGGTGTGGCGACACCGCAAAGCGATCGCAGTTCGATTCCCCCTGGTCACTATGGTGGTAATATCGATAACCGGGAACTCCAAGTAGGTTCGCGGGTATTTTTGCCAATTTATGTCCCTGGGGCGTTGTTTTCTATCGGTGATGGACATTCTGCTCAAGGAGACGGGGAAGTAAATGTTACAGCCATTGAAACTTCGATGAACGGGAGAATTTCTCTCACCCTCCGCAAAGATTTATCACTCACCACACCCATTGCTGAAACCCCAACAGACATCATCACAATGGGTTTTGCCGAAACCTTAGATGCAGCTTTAGAACAAGCTTTAAAAAATATGATTGCGTTTCTACAAGGTTTTGCGAATTTATCAGCAGAAGAGGCTTATGTGTTGTGTAGTTTAGCGGTAAATTTTCGCATCACCCAAGTTGTTAATAGTCCCCAAAAAGGTGTTCATGGGATGTTACCTAAATCAATCTTCTCACCTAAAATGAGTTTGTAA
- a CDS encoding RNA 2'-phosphotransferase yields MNTPRLVKISKFLSKYLRHQPESLGIKLAPGGWVAVDELLAACAEHKFPITRQELTAVVATNDKQRFSFDSTGTLIRANQGHSVEVDLQLLPAVPPDVLYHGTGHKAVESILQTGLSKMSRHHVHLSQDITTAKTVGARHGKPVVFAVDTATMYQAGYIFYCSDNGVWLVDAVPPEYLRQL; encoded by the coding sequence ATGAATACTCCCCGCCTAGTCAAGATTAGTAAATTCTTAAGCAAATATCTCCGCCACCAACCAGAATCTTTAGGGATTAAACTTGCGCCTGGTGGTTGGGTTGCAGTGGATGAACTTTTAGCGGCTTGTGCTGAACATAAGTTTCCGATTACTCGCCAGGAATTAACAGCAGTAGTCGCCACCAACGATAAACAACGCTTTAGTTTTGACTCTACTGGTACTTTAATTCGCGCCAACCAAGGACACAGCGTCGAAGTTGATTTACAATTACTACCTGCTGTCCCGCCTGATGTGCTGTATCACGGTACTGGACACAAAGCTGTTGAGTCTATTTTGCAAACTGGACTCAGCAAAATGTCTCGCCATCATGTCCACTTATCACAGGATATAACTACAGCCAAAACTGTCGGCGCAAGACATGGTAAACCCGTAGTTTTTGCGGTGGATACAGCGACTATGTATCAGGCGGGTTACATCTTCTACTGTTCTGACAATGGTGTGTGGTTAGTAGATGCTGTGCCGCCAGAATATCTCCGCCAGCTTTAA
- a CDS encoding DUF1800 domain-containing protein translates to MTVKPRYLVLLLFILLVGSDPIYAANKPVDPKILHIINRLSFGAKPGEIQKVESLGVERYIKAQLSPNSISESPSLTRQLSQLETLNLNTVELRNYLKAPPQATPEEKKALQRRGGKILQEAVKARLLRATSSNRQLQEVMVDFWYNHFNVYSGKGNARYWVGAYEQEAIRPYALGRFRDLLGATAHHPAMLVYLDNSQNKASRRPGATPRVNENYARELMELHTLGADGGYTQQDVITLARIFTGWGIARPGQQTNGKSVFYFDPKFHDPNDKVFLGRTIKASGQAEGEQALDILAQSPATAHHISYQLAQYFVSDRPPASLVDRLAQRFRNTDGNIRAVLETLFQSPEFWDKKYFNAKFKTPFQYTVSAVRATGLEVNNTIPLSRNLEQLEMPVYGCRTPDGYKNTQDVWLNPEAMNRRLNFATALGSGRLPLLGTANNQPKNKSINPVQPLDATQLINTLGNSLSPKTQSAIAASPPELKAALVLGSPEFMRR, encoded by the coding sequence ATGACAGTCAAACCCAGATATTTGGTATTGTTGCTGTTCATCTTGTTGGTAGGAAGTGACCCCATCTATGCAGCTAATAAGCCTGTTGACCCAAAAATATTACACATAATTAATCGGTTGAGTTTTGGGGCGAAACCTGGAGAGATTCAAAAAGTCGAGTCTTTAGGTGTAGAGCGTTATATTAAAGCCCAACTTTCACCCAATTCCATATCAGAATCACCCAGCCTTACCCGTCAGCTTTCGCAATTAGAAACACTCAATTTAAATACAGTCGAACTTAGAAACTATCTCAAGGCTCCACCACAAGCAACCCCAGAAGAAAAGAAAGCTTTGCAAAGAAGAGGCGGCAAAATTTTACAAGAAGCCGTGAAAGCGCGGTTACTACGAGCCACTAGCAGTAACCGCCAACTGCAAGAAGTGATGGTGGACTTTTGGTATAACCATTTCAATGTTTATTCTGGTAAAGGAAATGCTCGCTACTGGGTGGGAGCGTATGAACAAGAAGCAATCAGACCTTATGCTTTAGGGCGATTTCGTGATTTACTCGGAGCCACAGCCCATCATCCCGCAATGCTAGTTTATTTAGACAACTCGCAAAACAAAGCTAGTCGTCGTCCTGGTGCTACGCCACGGGTAAACGAAAACTATGCGCGAGAGTTGATGGAACTGCATACTTTGGGTGCAGATGGTGGCTACACACAACAAGATGTAATTACTTTAGCGAGAATTTTTACAGGTTGGGGAATAGCACGTCCAGGTCAACAGACAAATGGCAAATCGGTATTTTACTTTGACCCCAAGTTTCATGATCCTAATGATAAGGTTTTTTTAGGACGCACTATTAAAGCTAGTGGTCAAGCTGAAGGCGAACAAGCTTTAGATATATTGGCGCAAAGTCCGGCCACAGCCCATCATATTAGTTATCAATTGGCTCAGTATTTTGTGAGCGATCGCCCACCTGCTAGTTTAGTTGATCGTCTGGCACAACGCTTTCGTAATACTGATGGCAATATTCGCGCAGTTTTAGAAACTTTATTTCAAAGCCCAGAATTTTGGGATAAAAAATATTTCAACGCTAAATTTAAAACTCCATTTCAATATACTGTCTCCGCAGTCCGGGCTACAGGCCTAGAGGTTAACAACACCATACCTCTGTCTCGTAACCTGGAACAGTTAGAAATGCCTGTGTACGGTTGTCGCACTCCAGATGGGTACAAAAATACACAAGATGTCTGGTTGAATCCCGAAGCGATGAACCGTCGCCTCAACTTTGCCACTGCGTTAGGTAGTGGTCGCTTACCACTGTTAGGTACAGCCAATAATCAACCCAAAAATAAAAGCATTAACCCTGTTCAGCCCCTGGATGCAACACAGCTAATTAACACCTTGGGCAATTCTCTATCGCCTAAAACCCAAAGTGCGATCGCTGCTAGTCCTCCAGAACTCAAAGCCGCATTAGTCTTGGGTAGCCCAGAATTTATGCGTCGTTAG
- a CDS encoding HpsJ family protein, whose translation MTKSNTDKLIPVIQELQEFAFNQVGSMTILRVLGYGLLLLALFDIVETLVPPSFMNPVWEFQAFGVLVERIPVTLIGLALVFFGELHARAKWEFFTVRLLSWLSLLLAIIFILLIPVGVSNTVRLSKQSYNQINNLSQQQITQAEQVEQQLSQAKPEQIESFLKSQGRSVDASNPQELKTKVLSEVSQAKERIKLQAQANQSTQRLNLLKNSVKWNLGALVAGTLFFIFWKTTSWARSR comes from the coding sequence ATGACCAAATCAAACACTGATAAACTAATTCCCGTAATTCAAGAGTTGCAGGAATTTGCCTTCAACCAAGTAGGCTCTATGACAATTTTGCGAGTCCTTGGTTATGGATTATTGTTATTGGCGTTATTTGATATAGTGGAAACTTTAGTACCACCTAGCTTTATGAATCCTGTTTGGGAATTTCAAGCTTTTGGTGTATTAGTTGAAAGAATCCCTGTAACTTTAATTGGTTTAGCGTTAGTCTTTTTTGGTGAGTTACATGCTAGAGCTAAGTGGGAATTTTTTACTGTTAGGTTGCTATCTTGGCTAAGTTTATTATTAGCAATCATTTTTATATTACTAATTCCTGTTGGTGTGAGTAATACTGTTAGACTGAGTAAACAAAGTTATAATCAAATTAACAACTTATCTCAGCAGCAGATAACTCAAGCCGAACAAGTTGAACAGCAGTTGAGCCAAGCTAAACCAGAGCAAATTGAAAGTTTCCTGAAAAGTCAAGGTCGTTCTGTAGATGCAAGTAATCCCCAAGAATTAAAAACAAAAGTTTTGTCTGAGGTTTCACAAGCTAAAGAGAGAATCAAGCTACAAGCACAAGCTAATCAATCGACTCAGCGATTAAATTTACTCAAAAATTCTGTGAAATGGAATCTTGGGGCTTTAGTTGCAGGTACTTTATTTTTCATCTTTTGGAAAACTACTAGTTGGGCGAGAAGTAGGTGA
- a CDS encoding DUF1501 domain-containing protein, whose protein sequence is MKRRDFLIQAGLFSTTAIASVSCNTWVVHSATKKSDRQRLIVIFMRGGADGLNIVVPYAEPAYYQARPKIALAKPGQEKGVLDLDGHFGLHPALAPLMPFWQQGNLAFVHAAGSPDPSRSHFDAQFYMEIGIPGNQRVSEGWMNRLMGAISNKTPIQAVSVGTTKPRILNGQMPVANLASGRNANKPIAIDRPQVSAAFDRLYGGNDTLSQTYHQGRVAREALMTDLAQEMKMANNGAPLPDGFAGDAQRLGKLMAKDPRIELGFMALGGWDTHVNQGSDRGYLARGLGSLGKGLAALAQSLGPTYQNTVILVMSEFGRTLRENGNGGTDHGHGNVMWVLGGKVRGGKVYGEWPGLETAQLYEKRDLAVTTDFRDVISDVLARHLSVNDTQLSKVFPSYTPKQKIALL, encoded by the coding sequence ATGAAAAGACGTGATTTTCTGATCCAAGCAGGACTGTTTTCAACAACTGCGATCGCTTCTGTTAGTTGTAATACTTGGGTAGTACATTCTGCTACCAAGAAAAGCGATCGCCAGCGTTTGATTGTGATTTTTATGCGTGGTGGTGCAGATGGGTTAAATATTGTCGTGCCTTATGCAGAGCCAGCATACTATCAAGCCCGACCAAAAATTGCCCTTGCCAAACCAGGACAAGAAAAAGGCGTTTTAGATTTAGATGGACACTTTGGTTTACATCCAGCCCTAGCCCCATTAATGCCCTTCTGGCAACAAGGAAATTTAGCCTTTGTTCATGCTGCGGGTTCCCCTGATCCTTCGCGTTCCCATTTTGACGCGCAGTTTTATATGGAAATTGGCATTCCTGGGAACCAAAGAGTGAGCGAAGGTTGGATGAATCGCTTAATGGGTGCTATCTCCAATAAAACACCCATCCAAGCCGTGAGTGTTGGTACAACCAAACCACGCATTTTAAATGGTCAAATGCCAGTTGCGAATTTAGCCTCTGGGAGAAATGCTAACAAACCAATTGCCATAGATAGACCACAAGTAAGTGCCGCCTTTGACCGATTGTATGGTGGTAACGATACCCTCAGTCAAACTTATCATCAAGGTCGTGTTGCTCGTGAAGCCTTGATGACTGATTTAGCCCAAGAAATGAAAATGGCTAATAATGGCGCACCCTTACCCGATGGCTTTGCGGGTGATGCCCAAAGATTAGGCAAACTCATGGCTAAAGATCCGAGAATTGAATTAGGGTTTATGGCCTTGGGTGGTTGGGATACCCATGTCAATCAAGGTAGCGATCGCGGTTATTTAGCCAGAGGCTTAGGCAGTTTAGGCAAAGGATTAGCCGCCTTAGCCCAAAGTTTAGGCCCCACCTATCAAAACACAGTCATATTAGTCATGTCAGAATTTGGCAGGACATTACGCGAAAATGGCAACGGCGGCACAGATCACGGACATGGCAATGTGATGTGGGTTTTAGGCGGCAAAGTCCGTGGTGGTAAAGTTTACGGCGAATGGCCTGGTTTAGAAACAGCCCAACTTTATGAAAAACGAGACTTGGCTGTTACCACCGATTTTCGAGATGTAATTTCTGATGTCTTAGCACGACATCTATCTGTAAACGACACCCAACTAAGTAAAGTCTTCCCCAGTTATACACCCAAGCAAAAAATTGCTTTGTTGTAG
- a CDS encoding sulfite exporter TauE/SafE family protein: MSNILVQMLLIGLAAGVAGGMFGIGGGAIMVPAMVLLVGLDQKFATGTSIAAQILPIGILGAAVYYRSGNINIKYAVMIAIGLVVGNFFGALFANQPFISSETMKKLYGIFLLIIGGRYLFFR; this comes from the coding sequence ATGTCTAATATTCTTGTACAAATGCTGCTGATTGGTTTAGCGGCTGGTGTTGCTGGTGGGATGTTTGGTATCGGTGGCGGTGCAATTATGGTGCCAGCAATGGTACTACTAGTAGGGCTAGACCAAAAATTTGCCACTGGTACATCTATTGCCGCCCAAATTTTACCCATCGGTATTTTAGGCGCAGCAGTTTACTACCGTAGCGGTAACATTAACATCAAATATGCGGTCATGATTGCTATTGGTTTAGTAGTAGGAAATTTTTTTGGTGCGTTATTTGCCAATCAGCCATTTATTAGTAGTGAAACTATGAAGAAACTGTACGGCATCTTTTTATTAATTATAGGTGGAAGATATTTGTTCTTCCGTTAA
- the rpe gene encoding ribulose-phosphate 3-epimerase gives MTQNRSEKPIVIAPSILSADFSRLGDEIRAVDAAGADWIHVDVMDGRFVPNITIGPLVVEAIRPVTTKPLDVHLMIVEPEKYVEGFAKAGADIISVHAEHNASPHLHRTLGQIKELGKQAGVVLNPSTPLEFIEYVLELCDLVLIMSVNPGFGGQSFIPGVLPKIRKLRQICDERGLNPWIEVDGGLKANNTWQVLEAGANAIVAGSAVFNAKDYAEAITNIRNSKRPTPELAKV, from the coding sequence ATGACCCAAAACCGATCTGAAAAGCCCATTGTGATTGCTCCATCTATCCTATCAGCCGATTTTAGTCGTCTGGGCGACGAAATTCGCGCAGTAGACGCAGCTGGAGCAGATTGGATTCATGTTGATGTAATGGACGGTCGTTTTGTACCTAATATTACGATAGGCCCTCTGGTTGTGGAGGCGATTCGTCCGGTTACTACAAAGCCTCTGGATGTCCACTTGATGATTGTGGAACCAGAAAAATATGTCGAAGGTTTTGCTAAAGCCGGTGCAGATATTATCTCCGTACACGCTGAACATAATGCTTCCCCACACCTACACCGCACACTCGGTCAAATTAAAGAACTTGGTAAACAAGCAGGGGTAGTACTCAATCCTTCCACACCCTTAGAATTTATTGAGTACGTACTCGAACTCTGTGACTTAGTACTCATCATGAGTGTTAACCCCGGTTTCGGTGGTCAAAGCTTCATTCCTGGCGTATTACCAAAAATTAGAAAACTGCGTCAGATATGCGACGAACGTGGACTCAACCCCTGGATTGAAGTTGATGGTGGACTCAAAGCCAACAACACCTGGCAAGTTTTAGAAGCAGGTGCTAACGCAATTGTGGCTGGTTCTGCTGTATTCAACGCCAAAGATTATGCGGAAGCTATTACCAATATCCGCAACAGCAAACGCCCCACACCAGAACTAGCAAAAGTGTAA
- a CDS encoding threo-3-hydroxy-L-aspartate ammonia-lyase, translating to MSQHYSVTVDDVKAAQARLAGVAHQTPVLTSRIVNDRTQNEVFFKCENFQRTGAFKFRGAYNALVQLSEIQKQQGVITFSSGNHAQAIALAGKLLHIPTTIVMPDDAPEVKQQATRSYGAEVILYSRHETDREELAKTLASDRHLTLIPPYDHPHVIAGQGTTALELIQEVGQLDYLLVCCGGGGLISGCAIATKALLPTCKVIGVEPELADDATRSFHSKTLQTVINPPTIADGVRTPSLGKLTFPLVLNYVDDMVTVSETAIINSMFFLWERLKIVVEPTGALATAALLSNVVSVKDAKIGVIISGGNVDLAKVAKFIQ from the coding sequence ATGTCACAGCATTACTCTGTCACTGTAGACGATGTAAAAGCAGCACAGGCGCGACTGGCGGGGGTTGCACATCAGACTCCGGTGCTGACTTCGAGAATTGTGAACGATCGCACCCAAAATGAAGTATTTTTTAAATGCGAAAATTTTCAACGCACAGGTGCATTTAAATTTCGGGGTGCTTATAATGCCTTAGTGCAGTTGTCAGAAATTCAAAAACAACAGGGTGTAATTACATTTTCCTCTGGAAATCATGCCCAAGCGATCGCTCTGGCGGGAAAGTTATTACATATTCCCACAACTATTGTGATGCCTGACGATGCGCCAGAAGTGAAGCAGCAAGCTACCCGCAGTTATGGTGCAGAGGTGATTTTATACAGTCGCCATGAAACTGATCGAGAAGAATTAGCCAAAACCTTAGCCAGCGATCGCCATCTTACCTTGATTCCGCCTTACGATCATCCCCACGTCATCGCCGGACAAGGAACCACAGCGTTAGAACTCATTCAAGAAGTTGGGCAACTAGATTATTTATTAGTTTGTTGTGGCGGTGGTGGCTTAATATCAGGATGTGCGATCGCTACAAAAGCTCTATTACCTACCTGTAAAGTGATTGGTGTCGAACCAGAACTAGCTGATGATGCAACTCGTTCTTTTCACAGCAAAACTCTGCAAACTGTAATTAATCCACCGACAATTGCCGATGGTGTGCGGACTCCCAGTTTAGGTAAGTTAACTTTTCCCCTAGTGCTGAATTACGTTGATGATATGGTGACAGTCTCAGAAACTGCCATTATTAATAGTATGTTTTTCCTTTGGGAACGCCTGAAAATTGTCGTTGAACCCACTGGTGCATTAGCCACCGCCGCCTTACTCAGCAATGTGGTGTCAGTAAAAGATGCAAAAATAGGTGTAATTATCAGTGGTGGTAATGTAGATTTAGCAAAGGTAGCTAAATTTATTCAGTAA
- a CDS encoding amino acid permease codes for MTAIKTAFQTHQQEVTRLFSHVQVEGNKLTHQPGSVLGSTALVAGTTVGAGILALPAVTLPSGVIPSTVLLIGVWLYTLVSGLLIAEVNVNTMRSAGRPSVGLMAMIENTLGTTGAGIAGVAYMLQHYALLVAYVTQGGEILMSAISHLWGGENYLPSWVGTAAFTLLFGSIMYLGREKFIEKLNNFLVGIVIVSFLGLFLLGVTQVQGVHFLFQNWSALGTAVPVMLVALFYHNVVPVVVTQLEGDSRKVRQSIIVGSAIPLVMFLAWNAVILGSVSPETIHSTTIFDPIQVLRAGGGGELLGVLVSIFSEFAIATSFIGFVYGLLDFFQDIFAKTQTKPTSRLPLYSLVLLPPLGLGAINPSIFFTALDFAGTFSISILGGIIPALATWKQRQQLQHTNQFVPGGKLTLILMIGIAVVMILKEILAMAKL; via the coding sequence ATGACCGCAATTAAGACAGCTTTCCAGACACATCAACAAGAAGTCACACGCTTGTTTTCGCATGTGCAGGTTGAGGGTAACAAACTGACTCATCAACCGGGGAGTGTTCTGGGAAGCACCGCCTTAGTTGCAGGTACAACCGTAGGTGCGGGAATTTTGGCGTTACCTGCGGTGACATTGCCTTCTGGCGTGATTCCTTCAACAGTCTTGTTAATTGGTGTCTGGCTGTATACTTTAGTTTCTGGTTTATTAATTGCCGAAGTTAATGTTAATACCATGCGTTCGGCTGGTCGTCCCAGTGTGGGCTTAATGGCAATGATTGAAAACACCCTGGGAACTACGGGAGCAGGAATAGCTGGTGTGGCATATATGTTACAGCACTATGCTTTGTTGGTAGCTTATGTTACCCAAGGCGGTGAGATTTTGATGTCTGCGATTTCTCATCTTTGGGGTGGAGAAAATTATTTACCTAGCTGGGTGGGAACCGCAGCGTTTACATTGCTGTTTGGCAGCATTATGTACTTAGGACGGGAAAAATTCATTGAAAAATTGAATAACTTCTTGGTGGGAATTGTCATTGTGTCTTTTTTGGGACTCTTTTTATTAGGAGTTACCCAAGTCCAAGGTGTACATTTTCTGTTTCAAAACTGGAGTGCATTGGGGACGGCTGTACCAGTCATGTTAGTTGCCTTGTTTTACCATAACGTTGTGCCGGTGGTGGTAACACAGTTAGAAGGAGATAGTCGTAAAGTTCGCCAGTCAATTATTGTTGGTTCAGCAATTCCTTTGGTGATGTTTTTAGCTTGGAATGCTGTAATTTTGGGCAGTGTCAGTCCAGAGACGATTCATAGTACAACTATTTTCGACCCCATCCAAGTACTGCGGGCTGGTGGCGGTGGAGAATTATTAGGAGTGTTGGTATCTATTTTTTCAGAATTTGCGATCGCCACATCCTTTATTGGCTTTGTTTATGGTTTGCTAGACTTCTTCCAAGATATTTTTGCAAAAACACAAACCAAACCCACCAGCCGCTTACCCTTATATTCCCTGGTGTTACTACCACCCCTTGGTTTAGGTGCAATTAACCCCAGCATTTTCTTCACTGCTTTAGATTTTGCTGGTACTTTTAGCATCTCAATTTTAGGTGGCATTATTCCCGCATTAGCCACATGGAAACAACGTCAACAACTGCAACACACAAATCAGTTTGTTCCTGGCGGTAAGCTGACACTGATTTTAATGATAGGAATTGCAGTAGTTATGATACTAAAAGAAATTCTGGCGATGGCAAAGTTATGA
- the crtA gene encoding cyanoexosortase A, translated as MKATRIFPQPLTNPQLWLLGIGGGLVATLLTIIWKADDDSHLGMTVLALFAVFSLLGDKKHKLKLESDVISSVLGTVLIGIVLWYSTHFPPGKLFAVYTHIAPFVAALGLSLLASGYQGLKQYWQELVIIFFAGVPKVLIFALLDIKPLSILTAKFSTLMLWYAGFEVALQDVYINLPTGGIKVAENCAGIEWICHLLGLAVIGLLMFPPERKKRIFVPIVAVIIAFIVNAVRVAILAVMAANQNQNSFKFWHVGDGSLIFGMITVILFGIFYWFLLNQKAEKDKNITRAES; from the coding sequence ATGAAAGCAACTCGCATTTTTCCCCAACCACTCACCAACCCTCAACTGTGGTTATTAGGAATAGGTGGAGGTTTAGTTGCAACACTTTTAACGATCATTTGGAAAGCAGATGATGATTCTCATTTGGGAATGACAGTTTTAGCTTTATTCGCTGTCTTCTCACTATTAGGAGATAAAAAACATAAACTGAAATTAGAAAGTGATGTTATTTCTAGTGTTTTAGGCACAGTTTTAATCGGCATTGTACTTTGGTATAGTACTCATTTTCCACCTGGAAAATTATTTGCAGTTTATACTCACATAGCGCCCTTTGTGGCAGCGTTAGGACTGAGTTTACTAGCTTCTGGCTATCAGGGATTAAAGCAATATTGGCAAGAATTAGTAATTATTTTTTTTGCTGGTGTTCCTAAAGTATTAATCTTTGCATTATTAGATATTAAACCCTTATCTATTTTAACCGCCAAATTCTCTACATTAATGCTTTGGTATGCTGGGTTTGAAGTAGCTCTCCAAGATGTCTATATAAATTTACCAACAGGTGGCATTAAAGTAGCAGAAAACTGTGCCGGGATAGAGTGGATATGCCATCTTTTAGGGTTAGCTGTAATTGGTTTATTAATGTTTCCTCCAGAACGTAAAAAAAGAATATTTGTGCCGATAGTGGCTGTAATTATTGCTTTTATTGTGAATGCAGTCAGAGTGGCAATTTTAGCTGTTATGGCAGCGAATCAAAATCAAAATTCTTTTAAATTTTGGCATGTCGGAGATGGTTCTTTAATATTTGGGATGATTACAGTCATACTTTTTGGTATATTTTACTGGTTCTTACTCAATCAAAAAGCAGAGAAAGACAAGAATATTACAAGGGCTGAAAGCTAA
- a CDS encoding aldose epimerase: protein MPKITIEQRQYKTYILADDTTGNQIEVVPERGGIITSWQVQGQEIFYLDKERFTHPDLSIRGGNPILFPICGNLPDNTYTHNGQQYTLKQHGFARDLPWELEEVSEDKTTYVKVHLVSNEQTKAVYPFDFDLSFSYKINGNTLEIQQHLHNSSATPIPFSTGFHPYFQAPDKTQLEFAIPAGEYQDQRTKERKFFGGNFDFNLDEIDVAFKELTANSATVTDNSRKLKLTLDYGDEYPIVVFWTLKGKDFYCLEPWSAPRNSLNTGENLTVVEPGASYQASVRLTASFF from the coding sequence GTGCCTAAAATTACCATTGAACAAAGACAATACAAAACTTATATTCTGGCTGACGACACCACTGGTAATCAGATAGAAGTTGTCCCAGAACGGGGTGGGATTATTACTAGCTGGCAAGTCCAAGGTCAAGAAATTTTCTACTTGGATAAAGAACGCTTTACTCATCCTGATTTGAGTATTAGGGGCGGAAATCCCATATTGTTTCCCATCTGTGGTAACTTACCTGATAACACTTATACTCACAATGGGCAGCAATATACTCTCAAACAGCATGGCTTTGCCCGTGATTTGCCTTGGGAACTTGAGGAAGTCTCGGAAGACAAGACAACTTATGTCAAAGTTCATTTGGTCAGCAACGAGCAAACAAAAGCGGTATATCCCTTTGATTTTGATTTAAGTTTCAGTTACAAAATCAATGGGAATACTCTCGAAATTCAACAACATCTGCATAATTCTTCTGCCACACCAATACCCTTTTCTACCGGGTTTCATCCTTACTTCCAAGCCCCAGATAAAACTCAGCTAGAGTTTGCGATTCCGGCTGGTGAGTATCAAGACCAGAGAACTAAGGAAAGAAAATTCTTTGGTGGGAATTTTGATTTCAATTTGGATGAGATTGATGTTGCCTTTAAGGAACTAACTGCTAATTCAGCTACAGTCACAGACAACAGTCGTAAATTAAAATTGACTTTAGATTACGGCGATGAATATCCCATCGTGGTATTTTGGACGCTCAAGGGCAAAGACTTTTATTGTTTGGAACCTTGGAGTGCGCCGCGCAATTCTCTAAACACAGGCGAAAATTTGACTGTGGTAGAGCCAGGAGCCAGCTATCAAGCATCTGTTAGATTGACGGCAAGTTTTTTCTAA